ACAATTATTTGGATTTGTAACATTGGAGAGATTAACATAGTTAGGATTTATATGATATAATTCTTTTGAGAAAGAAACAGCGGGAGAAAGTTTCGAAGGAAATGGAGAAAAGACATCTCTGCAAGAAAGAGAAAGAAGAGAAACCCAGATGGACAACAGGATTAAAAGGGTTCCCGAAAAAAATTTCCATGTAAGAGCACGTTTTTTATCCCTTTGGGGCGACCTCCTCAGGGAACCATTCCTGGATTTCTTTCGGCATATTGGATCTGACGTCCCGAAGCTCCCCTTCGCCCATATGGTTGTACATTACCTGCAGGACAGCCCGAATAACTTCAGCTGGATTTATATTATCATCGAACTCAAACTGCGCGTGCACCCTCCTTGCAAATTCCTCTTTTTTGAGTTTCTCAGGCTTATCCCTGAGAGTCCAGCCATCATAATACATCCCTTTAACTATAAGGGGCAACTGTGCTGCGAGATCGACCGCTTCTTCTGGTGGAAGCCTATCCCTGAGTGCGTGCAGCGTGCCCCTGAGTGCCTGGTATCCACTTTCCTTGCTTTGCCACCTCAACTGGCTCAGAATGTCCCTTATCCATACATTGGTCAGATCAATACTTTTATCAAGATTACCTATTCCTGTTTCTGACGTTCTAACTCCCCCTTAAGTTTGAAAAAATAAATATCGTTCGGCAGAATGAAATTATGGTCTGTATTATTTAATAATATCTAAGAATAAAATTCGAAGAGGAAAGATTCGGAATACTACAGGATATAGAGATCAGGAGGCTGAGAGAAGAGCTCAGGCTTAACAGAAAAAGCAGGGCAAAATCCCAAAAGAAATATATAAGAAAGTTCAGATTAACGATTTCAGAGAAAGCTAAAGGTCTCATGAGCCAAACTTATAAAAAAGAGATGTCAGTCATTTTGACTACATTTATATCAAGGTATTTTTAATGAATTTTTTGATTACACTTATATCAAGGTATTTTTAATGAATTTTTTGATTACACTTATATCAAGGTGTTTTTAATGAATTAAACCCAAGTACTAATACTACAATTAAGTAAGAGCAATTTTATTGACCTATAGATGTATTGAAGATATTAAACACTTCTAATCTCAATTACAGCCTCTTTTGCACGATTTATGTTGCTTTCCTGATCTGAATCTTCGTCAAAATCCCCACGCAAAGCTTTAAGCGCGTATTTTTCCACCTCGATTTCCCGTCTTGTACGTATACCAAGCCGCCGGAACACGGACACTGGAGGGCACCAGCCCTGTACTGCATGTTGAAGCAGGAAAATGGAGACTGTTAGTGGCAGAATAAACCAGACCCTGCTTTTTTTTAAACCCATTGAGGATCCGATTGCAGTAAATATAGCTGCATTAGCCTCAAGATATCGCTCGATATCCCATTCAAGATCCAGCTCATTTATTCTTTTGGTTATCTCATAATTGGTTTTGCTCGCATAGAATCGGACTGATGCAGCTATTTCAGTATCGATTGCCTGGTTAATTTCAGGAGGCGTATTAGCCCGCACCCTGTCTCCCCGAATGAGTTCGCTGTAGTCATTTATTACCATAAAACGCCCCTCTACGCCTTTTTAAAAAATTTAGTCCAGCAGAGACTTCCTTTTACCAAAAGAGGGTAGATGTATGCCCATATAAAGTTAATCATAAAAATTTAATTTGAAGACTTTATTTTAGAAAGGGAAAAAGGGTTAAACTTATCTTTCTCTTATTTTCTCTTTTTTGGGATTTTATGTGAAAAAAATATGCTTTTCGGTAAGAAAGGAGGATTTCAGCTTACAGGTTGATTCAGAACTCGATTAGTCCATCAGGATAATAAATTACCTGTGAACCTTCAAAATATATGCCTCCTGGATGCCTGTACCCGTTTGAACCGCTCCAGTCAAAGTTCAACCAGTACTGGAGCTCACCCCCTTCAAGTTCTCTGCTTGAATACCAGATACTCTCGGCATAAGAATATCTACCCTGTACATACCCTAGAATCTCATATGCAGTTTCTGTATTGTTCCCTATGTAAAGCTCAGGATAGACATGCCCATAGCCTCCGCTTGTTGAAGTAACAACCCTTGTGTTGAATCCCATATTCCTTAAAAGGGCAGATATGACTATGGAGTAATCATCACAGTCTCCCACATAGCCTTCATTTATAGTCTGAGCAGCCCCAAAGAAGAACTCGGCATTCCCGTCATAACGATACTTCCAGTGCAGGTTCACATAATCAAAAATATCACATGCATCTTTAATATTGTATCCTGATGTCTTTCCGGTAATATTGAAGACTTCAGATACAACTCTTTCATTTTCTGAACCTATGCCTCTCTGAAAATTCAGAGATAGCCGCCTGTACTCCCTGGGATAAATGATATTTGATTTCTCTTCGGGATAAATCGGAATATTCGGGATATCAGGAGACACAGAACCTTCGGAGTTTAAAACACTCTTATTTCTATCTACGTTATTTCGTTCTCCTGAACCTTCCTCATCAGTCAAAAAAGTGTTCATCCTGTCAGGGATTAAGTCGTTTATATCCGTTACCAGAGTTTCAGGAACCGGATCTGAAATAGGATTTTCACCATTAGTCGCAGAATCTATACAGCCTGCTGTAAATCCATACAGGAGAAGCAAGAAAAGAGGCAAGCTTAATGGATTTAAATACTTTATCTTTATCACACTACCCTCCCAAAAATATGATATAAGTTTAAAACTTAGTGTGAATATATGAAGTCTGAACATCTAGATAAACTTTTAAAAACTAACCGATAAAGTACATTTCCCAAGCTATACCCTATAATTGCAAACCTTTCAAGCGTAAAAATCTTAAAATACCAGATAGCTAGCAGAAAGACAATATTCCTGGAACGAAAAGTAAAAAAGCTTATATTCCCCGTTGCTTTTTCAAAAACAGCCCGCACTTACAGTAATCCACTCCTTCGCAGTATTTACCTCCCTTTTGGAAATGCGAACACGAAGCGCGGTATTTACATCTATGCCGTATTAGAAAGGATAATATACCCACTTTTGTTACCTTCCCACATATAGAACTACTTCCCAGATATATATAAAATGTTCAATCTTCCCACATATAGTAATACTTCCTCGATATATATAAAATGTTCCGTTGTACTTTGCCGTCCCTATGGTTACAGGAGGGTCTGTTGTACTTTACTGTCCTTATGGTTACAAGAGATTCTGTTGTACTTTGCCATCCTTATGGTTTCACCTGTACTGTCTTAACATTCTGGTCTTATCTTAAACACTCCACAAAAGCCTTCTAATAACTTTATTTATTGCAGATATGAATAAAAAATTAAATGATTAACAAAATAGAATTTAAAGTAGAGTTGAGAATAGAGACCAAAGGGAACCTAAAACAGAGTTTAAAATAGAATCCGAAAAAGAATTAAAGGAAAAATATAGAAAGAGACAGCAGGACTTCACAAATCACAATTTCAGTCCTTTTTTACCCATTTTCCTCTCGAATCTTTTTCGTATACTCTCTTGACTGCGCTCCAGGCAACCTTATGTGCGGTTTCCTCTCTTGTAGCTTCTCCCCGTCGTTCGGAAGGCTCTTTATACTCTTCCCAGGCGCTATTGAAAGCTTCCCTGTAGATATCCTGTCCGTGTTCCGGCAGGTTCTCCTTAACTGTTTCCGGCAGTTCGGAATTGCTTTTATATGGCATTCATTTCCCCCATTTAAGTATAGGAGATTATTTTTAAAAGGATTTTGCGTAAAAATAGAAGGAAATAATATCTTCTTCTGATGACCAGTATCCAGCAGTGTTTGTCAGCTAAATTAAAGTGATCTCATCAAGGCGCAAGTACATCTTAATCCAATCCCTGCCTTTCACTCAAAGAAGCAGAAAGCTAAAAAAGATAGTATTTATAGGTTAAGTTATAAGACAATATTTATAAATTATATCTGCAAAAATTCGAATATCAATATCGAGAAATGGGTTAGGAGCTTATGGGGGAATTTGGCCAGTAGCTATAATTTTATTTTGGTCATCTTATTGTCGTCGTCTCTCTACAAATGAATTAAAGAGATTATATCAAACTTTAGAGGACTGATCTGTGAATAGGCACCAGGAAGGAGAAGTTCTATTATGGCTTTTCGTCATCTGGGTTGGTATTCAGTTCGGAGCTGGCCTTTATGAGAAGCAGATTGTCGTTCCCCAGTGGAGTACTGTGCCTCCGGAAGAAGTTGGCGACGCGCTGTCTCGTTCGGGCCAGGAAAGCTCAGCGCTTAAATTCTGGGCATTCGTATCGCCTCCCGTTGCTGTGCTTGCACTTGCAAATGCAGTTGTAGCCTGGCGTACTACGGGCAAGAGACGCAACTGGTGGCTAGCAGCCTCAATTATAATGGTGATCTACAGCATCTTTACTTACACTTATTTTGTCCCTAAAATGATCTGGTTGTGGCAAGCCGAAACATTGCCTGCTTCTGAGGTTGAGTCCACAGTTTTCTGGTAGGTGCGTCTAAACTATGTGCGTATGATAATTGGAGCATGTGGGTGGCTAGCAGCTCTTAAAGCTTTGTCACTCTCAAATTGCGGCGAGAACAAACTTGAGACTGCCACATAACCTTGCCAAACCCGAAGGATAAAAGATCGGTATTCAGTTCATTGACAGACATAATATATTTATTTAGCTCAGTATTCTCTGGTACTTATTAATTTTTTTAATTTAAATAAGATACAGAAATTTGTTAGGAAAAAAAAAGTATTATTAAAATAAAAATTAAACGTTTTATTCATACCGTTTTTACTATCAGTTCACAAAAACAACTAAGATAACACATTTTTCGCGAATAGCAACCTTACTTAGCATTAATGAACTATTTTTTAACACGTTTCACCAGGAGATTTATTTAAACAGAGGGCTTCTGAATATTTTTTGGTGTTGTTATTCCCCCTATTGTTTCCGGAAGTTTCCTCGGTTATTTTGAAATACGGCAGTCCTTTAATGGCCAGATGAGCCATTGCGACCTCGATATCCTGAGCAGGCCCCTTAATTTTTTCCGGACCCGCTATGGCATTGAGCAATTCCGCGAGTGCGGGACTGTTTGAACTCCATGTACCGTCGCTCCGTGTTTCGGCTGTAAAAATTTGCCACTCTATCTTAACTGACACAAGATTCCCCCTCTCAAATGTGAATTGTCCATGTGGACGCTCACTCAAAAAAAATAAAAGCTCATTAATAATCATATTTAATTATTTTTATAAGCTTTTGCCTATAATGTTATATTAATCTTATAACATATATATACCTCGACTTTCCAAATAAAAACGCAAATTTTTGAGAAGGAAGGATAGACGAAATTCGTCCTTATATAGGTCTTCAGACAACTCTTACTTTGACTGTATAGAACGTACAACTCAGTCCCATTATGCCGGGTAAACAGTGGGAAACTTCAGACCCTATCGCAATGGATCTGCCTTTTGAATGAAAATAGCTTCGAGAAGTGGTTTTCTCCTGCAGTGCGACTTTATGTTTTTTAGTTGAACGGCTTCAATATTTTTAAGTTGAGCTTTATTTTTAATTATCTAAATAAATAAGGCAGCCCTCTCTTGATTAAATCGTTTTAATCACGTTGTGATGGGTCTGTTTTCAAATAATACATATATCTATCTGTCAGAGGGCACAACAGTGGCAGTATAAATAAGTAAGGTGAACATCTAAAAAGTGAAAACGAATTGATTTATACATATGCAATAGCATTGATTTAAGGGGTTAATACAAAGTTATCGGGCGGATACGATGCAAAGTGATGATCTCATTAAGGAGCAGATATTACAGTTAAAAATAGAAATTGCACAGTTAGAGGCGGAAGTAAATAAATTAGAAATTATGATAAGTGAAAAAAAATACGCATTGAATAGATTATCTGAATTATTGGAAATACGAGGAGTAGCTTTAAACGACAATGGATGAAACACTTAATCGACAAAGAAAGACTATTTCTGCCAGTAAATGTGTATTTTTACCTGCAAATTAGATTGAAGATCAGCTGATGAACATATAGTATCTACAAGACTGTATATTCAATCAACGCAAGTATATGTACGGGAAACAAGATAGTATTTCAGCCGCTGCCGTAATCTCCGATCCTACGATAAAGAAATAAAATTACTTTCTATAAAAGACAATCAACAAGTAATGAAAATAAGGGGGATAATGAAAAATTGGAGGTTCTAAGCTTTAATCCAATTATATGAAATCCATTATAAATTCCCCAAATAGCTTTTTAGATTTCTCAAAACCCCTATCTATACCTCTCAAATGGTCTCTGGTATAACGTGGTTTTTCGACAACTATCGTGTCTAAAAGCAGGTTAAATCTATCCTGTAAGTTTTTTATCTTTGTATCCCGCTCTTCAATTGAATTGGAATAAACAAATTTTTCCGCATTTTCCTCAAACGCATCTTTGGCTATTTCAAGCCCATGGTTTATTCCTTCTTTATAATCTGAATAAGGTTGTCTATCCTTATTCCTCTCAATCAGCTCACTGAATGCTTTAACCGCATCTTTAACTTTGTGCTTCTCCAATCTACCCCTCCAAATCTTAAAAGCAGAAAGTATCCACGCCAGTAGAAAGAAGTTTTAATTTCCGACTAAATTAATCTCGCTTCCAGATAATTAATGATATATTATTTATATCTTGTCTCGAAATTTAGCACATTTGATCTATTGAGTTTTATAATCTATTTTAATTTTAAGTATTATCACATCTTCACCTGTATTATTCGATATGTCTGAGAGAATAATTAGGGGAATAAGATTAAAAATTAAAAAAGGGGGAGGAAAGATGACAGAAGCAAAAATAAAACATAATATGGAATAAAATCGGGAGAGAGTAAAGATAAAAGCCAGGAGAGAGTAAAGATAAAAGCCAGGAAGGTAAAGGTAAAATTAAAACTAAAGAAATAAAAACTAAGAAATAAAACTTAAAAAGGCAAAATAAGATAATAAGTAAACAAGTGAAATAATTCAGAAAATGCATATATTGAGTTACATCTTCCATTTTTTCATTTGTTCTTCACGCCATTTCTCCATAGCTCTCCAAATGGGTAGAGGATCGATACCGTGAACTTTGATATATTCATCTCGCATATACTCATTCATGTTTCCGTCTACAAAGCGTAGGGTAGCCTGATCGGGCTGCAGCCTTGCCCCTGTTGGTATTGCTGCAGGATTTAAGCAGACATCTGAGCAGAAGCGCCAATCTTCCCCACCACCTGTTGATTCTATCCTGAACGGCTTTCCACAATTCGGACAGACTCCAAATATTGATTTATCTTCTTTCTCTTCCATAATTTACCCCCATCATATAACTGAAAAAGTTCTAATTTATCTATGTATACTTTTATCTATATATACGTAAGAAATTATATGTTCCATTTTATATATCTATTTTGTTTAGATTTCAATCTTTTTTTTAATTGTTTTTTAACTGGAAACCTATGTAATGTATTAAATTCTCCTGCCAGAATAATCGAATTTTTATTCTTGATGAATCTTGCCTGTGAATATATAATCTAACTATAATCTAACCATATAGCTCCTCGAACTGTATAATAAAATCTTGGAAGGATCTTGAAAGAATACAGAAAATATAAGATATAATTAAAGGGAAAAATTAGAGAAGATGTAAAAATGTAAAAGGATAAAAACTAAAAATTATAAAAAATTAAATTCGGTTTTTTCCAGCTAAAGAATCTACCTACTCCTTCTTACACTTTGTTATATTTTGAACATCTCCATACAAAAAACTTACAGCTAAAGAACAAAACTGTGAAACATATAGACAAAAAAAATAATGCACATACTGAGATCTGTATTTCAGCCGTTGACGTTTTACTTGCTCCTTTTTACCTCATATGGTATTAAGAACATGATAATATAACATCCATTTTAACATTTTCGATACATTTCAATTATAGAGTATATAAAACCTATTTTATGTCTCTGCGACCTGCAGGGTGGATTCGAAAGAAAATTGTTTCAACTCAGGTTCTGGCGGTTTTTATTAATGATTATGCTCGATTAAAAAGTAGAGGTCTTAGGCCAATAGAAAAGATGGAGCGAGTAGACTCAGAAAGAAAGAGTAAAAGTCTTTAGCCCCATAAAAAAAGAGTTTTAAGTTCAAAAATTAGAATTATAAAAGTAGAGCTCTTAAGCTAAATAAAAAAATAGAGCTTTTGAGCTCAAAAAATTCTAAAATTTTTATGTGTTCTCCAGGGGAAATGATTCCTTTATGAATTCCTTAAAGATCTTCTTGGATTTTTCGAACCCGGTCTGTACCCCATCCAGTAGCTCCTCCGAGCAATTCGGCGTTTTTGGCAGGGTAATGGTGTCTAAAAGCATGTTAAAATCGTTTTCCAAGAGCCTTATTCTCTCAATCTTATCTTCATCGGAGCTGGATAAAGAGAGTTTTTCCAGATTCTCCTCGAAAGCATACTTGGCGATATCCAGGCCTTTATTAACTCCTTCCTTAAAATCTGAATATGCCTGATAGTCTTTATTCATCTCAATGCAGGTATTGAATTTTCGAACCAGATTTTTCATTTTTTGTGAATCCAAAGTCCTCGCTTCCTTTTTAATTAACCTTTATTTTCGAGATCTGTTTTTAGGCTGTAGATACCAGAGTCTCCAGAGTCTCAAATATGTATAAACATTAAGCCAAAGATATGAATATAAGTTATAATAAAAAATTTGGATCGGGTAATATTCATATTTCCCATGTTAAAAAAGCAGGGCATTAAAATAAATTAATATAAATAAAAATAGTACTTACAAGTATATTAAACTTACTGAGAAAAAATTTAAGGCAATTAAATCCCTAGGTAGTACTTTCATTTTTGTTAATATTAAAGTTGAATTATAGTGCGAAACGTAAAACCTCTGAGTCTTTAACTCAGGGATATAAGCGCTAACTTCATCACATTCTACCGCTAATAATTTTGCTAAACTATCATACTATCCAGTTAATATTATGATGCTGTCCCCAATGAAAAAACCAAGCAAGTGGGATAGCAAGGAAAAATTTTGGACTTAAAAAATTGTCACCGCCGGAACTGGTGAGTAGGGCTTGTGTGACTTGCCCTCATTAGAGGAAGGGATGACCCATGGATAGCTTCATTCAAGATTTTTGGAGATCACAGCACTTATGACAATTTCTGATATGAGAAGGTATCGAAGTAAATCATAATCGCAGACATAGTAATGGCATACTTTAGTTCTAATTTTTAATTCAATTGGTCTAAATACTTTTATAATTATGTAACATCTTTATTATGTACCAACATATTGTATAAATATTTCTCTTTTTTAATATTTGTTCCAGTTAATCACATCATCAATTAATCTTATATACTAGCAATCATGAATTAAAACATATGAAAGGATTTAGTATTAATATCGAAGATGCCACTCTGGAAAATGACAATTTCCGTAAGGTGCTCTACACCTCAAAGTACAGCCAGTTGGTACTCATGAGCCTAAGGCCCAGGGAAGAAATCGGAATGGAAGTGCATGAGGAAAATGACCAGTTCTTCCGTTTTGAAGCCGGGCAGGGAAAGTGCATCATCGACGGCAACGAATACGAGCTCAGTGACGGAGTTGCAGTGGTTGTGCCAGCCGGAGCGCAGCACAATATTATCAACACTTCGGACACAGAGGAACTAAAACTTTATACAATCTATTCGCCGGCACACCACAAAGACGGAATCGTGCGTGCCACGAAAGAAGAAGCCGAAGCAAATGAAGCTGAATTCGATGGGGTCACTACAGAATAAAGTCTGAGAAACCAGAGCAGGGTTGATTTTCAAGTTGGAAAACCGTTACAATTTATAATAGTGAACCGATTAAACAGTGAAATGCAAAGTAAAAACGATCTATTTCTATTTTTAAAAGTATAGCCCTTGATCCGCAAGCGTGACATCACTTGATCAAAACCGTTGCGCCGGTTTATCACGCCGTTGCTCGGGGTTTTCGCTCAAGCCTTTTTTGAAAAGGCTTGTGATCAAACTTTTTTCTAAAAAGTTTGCGGTCAAGCTCTTTTATAAGAAAGCTTGTAAAAATCCTTACATTTTTATGAATATTTTTTGGCTATGTATGAAAATATATAGAGTTGCATAAATATGATCTTTAATGGATTGGGTTAATTAATAAAATTTTTCCAATATATTATACGTTTTTGGGAAAATATTTATATTGCTGCTTCGTTGTACTTTCTAGGGATATTAGGAATGATACTATTAAAAATATTTCTATTTTTATTATTTTATTTTTGACCGCTTCGGCAGCTTCAGCTGCATATAGTTCTGGAGAAGGAAAATATCATAGACATTTCCCGAATCATTATAGATATGAGCCCTGTGAAAATTGCAGGGACCCTGCTACGGCTGATGAGGCTGAAGATACTACAGTCCCGCCTGCTGCGGTCCAACCTGTGGTCCCAACTGATGCGACAGGTACTACAACAGTGAAGCTCTGCTCAAATAATGTTTGTACGGTAGGAGGAAATGGCAAGATCATTACATTGACAAATTACAATAACGCGGTAAATCCTACGTACGATCAGCTTATAGAGTTTTTAAAAGCTGATAAGACCGATGAGAAACCCTATACTTCTACCTATGTATGCAGCGATTTCGCCAAAACTCTCCATGATAGTGCAGAGAAGAATGGTATCAGTGCCGGATGGGTCGGCGCGAGGGGTTGTAATCACGCATTCAATGTTTTCCAGACCACAGATCAGGGAACAATTTATATAGATTGTACTGGCATGCCTGGCGGTGCAACTCTCCAGGATAAGCAACTCAATGTTGCTGTTGGACAGCCGCTTACTGGAAAATATCTATTCAGGAGTGGCACGGTCCAGATGGGCTGTACTGTAGATAATTTATTAGTATACTGGTGATAGTATCACCACATTACATTTTTAAAAAAATAGGAAATAAAATTAATTTTATTATTTTTATTACTTCTATCGGCCTCGCTCACGTGTTTGATATATTGACATTTTCTAACTTTAACATAGTCGTCTCAATTCTTGTTTTAATGAATTTTGCTAGCTACGAAGACTCGAAAACTGCGAGAAAACTGTTGTATGCTCCCATTCTCCAGATCTTCTGTACTTTCCATGATTTTAACCTAATTACTGAGATTAATCAACGAACACTTTCTTGACCAGATAAAACTCTCAATAGTCTGTTCTCTTACCTTTCTCTTTTCATTCACATTTTATCTCATTAAATGGAGAATAAGAATGCTGAACATCCTGCCTTTCAGAAAGGAGTTTTTGAAAAACCAGGCACAGGAGATGGTGTTATTAAAAGTTTTCTAAATGTTAATTTAGTATCATAGCTGGATAAATAGAACAAAATACTTGTGAAAAGATCTTTGTAATTGTAACCTAGGGGAAAATATGTAATTGAGATAAAGTTCCTGCAGAATTCAGTTGCAGGCAATAGATACAGGAATTAAAAGGGAACATCCGGGAGTAAGGAACTAAGATATTGTATGGGGGTACTGTGTCGGGGAAGTTCCTTACTCCCAACTATTTCTCACTTCCCATATCTCTTCTAATTCTAGTATTTTATATCTTTTACAATATTTTCTCATTATTCCGGTTTCTTCCCTTTTTCCGGTTTCCTGCGCCTGGTTCAGGTTTTACCAGCTTTTTTCCATGGCTCTGGATCTCAGATCCGGTGACATTTTCTCGATTGCGTAACGCAGGGCGGTCCTGGGCATTTCTTTTTTATTTCTCATAACATAGTCGAAGATTTCCTGCTAGTGGGCTTTACTGGTTTCTTTGAGCATCCAGCTATAACCTTTCTGCACCAGGTCGTCCTGGTCTTTGAGCAGGAGATCGGATATTTCAAAAACCTCACTCAGGAAATTGCCTTTTCGGGCAGGCAGGATAAGGGTTACCGCCGCATCCCGCCGAAAACCCACCTGCTATCCGACCGGGCTCAGGCTTTGAGGTTTGCTACATAAGCTGGAAATTTCTCAATAAAAGAGCCTACTGCGTGGTTGCAGAAGGTGTCGCATTTTGCCCAGTTGTTGATGCAGTTTTCAACCCAACGCTCAAAAGTGAAGAAATCGTCCTCAGAATAAGCTTCTCTTACCTTATAAGCCCATTCAGCTGCGATAAAGGCTTCCTCACAGTAGTCCGACCGAAAGAGTTCTTCACACATGGCAAAAACTGTTTTCTTGTTTTCGAGCTCGACACAGTTCTTATTTAAATAGAGATATACTTATATTTGTATTACCCCTATTTTATTTTTAGCTATCTTCCAGAAAAATAAAAAATAAGATAAAATAAAAACAGAGCCTGAAAATGTATTTCATAAAGGAGATTTAATCTCTATTTATGCCCAAAGTAAAAATTCGCCCTCAGGAACTCTTTGATGCCGAACGTTTCTTTGAGATAATCTCACATACAAATCTTGAGTTCATAGAGTTTCCTATAAAAACGCTTGAAGAAGAGAGATACTTTCTACAGCTTAATGAAGCTAAAAGAAGGGCTAACTTTGAGCACAATTACTCTGTTCTCTATTACGGAAAACTTGTAGGAGCCTGCGGAATCAGGATCGACCAGCACAGACCCTGGATAGGAGAAATTGGGTATTTCATTGATAGGGACTATCAGGGAAAGGGTATTGCTACCGAGGCTGTAAAACAGCTCGAAAAGGTCGGATTTGAGAAACTGGATTTACAGAGAATTGTCATCCTTATGGACACCCGGAATCTCGCAAGTGAGCGCGTAGCCCAGAAATGTGGGTACCAGAAAGAATGCGTTATGAGAAAAGTCCATAGGGTGGGGGAAGAATATTACGACTGTTTCCTGTATGCTAAAACCAGATAAGGAAGGCAGGAAAAATTCACTCAGATATGGCTGTAAAAAAAGAGAAAAATAGGCAGTTGTATTGACCTTAGAAGTCACACAAACCCGAGCGCCTGTATAAGGCTGTTCCCGTACCAGACAACCATAAGATTATTTACAGTTACAAAGATGCCTACAAATTCAATAATATGTTTTGTAAGAGCCCATCTTTCTTCTGACGCTTTTATCGTAGGCGCTACATAGAAAAGCAAAAAAATAAAGCCTATTTTAATAAGTAACAGGTGATAAATCCCGTAGTTTTCCAGAATCATGGCAGGAACAGGATTATATTCTATACCCTGAGGCAGGGCATAAACAGTAGAGGCCCAATCTCCGATCACATAAAAAAGAATGATAAAACGTATCTCATAAAGGTAGGAACTGAACGAACCGCGAGTATTGCAGACTTCCAACAAACAACCCCCAGAATCCCCCATTTTTCAATAGAAGCAAGGTATTTTTAAGATTATATAAGCGCAAGAAACAAACACAAGTAACTAAGGTAGAGATTAACAATTTTTAGGAGGGTTATTATTAAGAGATTTAACGAGACTGAGCATGAAAAAGTCCTGAGAAATAGAAATAGAAATAGAGATTTTGGAAAATATATTTTACAGTTATCTGCATTTATTATATATGCCTGTTATAAAGGTTATACGAGGTTACAATTTAAGGAAACGTCCGCGCATATAAGCCATTCAATTTTTATATAGAACGTAACTTTGCCTGCATAACGACTTTTGTCAGACCACAGCCTTATAGTAACCATTTATCTTCAGGACTTCAACAGGGAGGGAAAAAAGCTCAGAGAGATTCTCATCGGTCAGGATTTCTTCCTTTTTTCCGTCCCTGAAGACTTTTCCGTCTTTTATGAGCACCACCCGATTAATTTCAGGAATAATATCCTCAAGGTTGTGAGTG
This region of Methanosarcina flavescens genomic DNA includes:
- a CDS encoding DUF2267 domain-containing protein, with the translated sequence MGNLDKSIDLTNVWIRDILSQLRWQSKESGYQALRGTLHALRDRLPPEEAVDLAAQLPLIVKGMYYDGWTLRDKPEKLKKEEFARRVHAQFEFDDNINPAEVIRAVLQVMYNHMGEGELRDVRSNMPKEIQEWFPEEVAPKG
- a CDS encoding GNAT family N-acetyltransferase, whose product is MPKVKIRPQELFDAERFFEIISHTNLEFIEFPIKTLEEERYFLQLNEAKRRANFEHNYSVLYYGKLVGACGIRIDQHRPWIGEIGYFIDRDYQGKGIATEAVKQLEKVGFEKLDLQRIVILMDTRNLASERVAQKCGYQKECVMRKVHRVGEEYYDCFLYAKTR
- a CDS encoding transglutaminase-like domain-containing protein → MIKIKYLNPLSLPLFLLLLYGFTAGCIDSATNGENPISDPVPETLVTDINDLIPDRMNTFLTDEEGSGERNNVDRNKSVLNSEGSVSPDIPNIPIYPEEKSNIIYPREYRRLSLNFQRGIGSENERVVSEVFNITGKTSGYNIKDACDIFDYVNLHWKYRYDGNAEFFFGAAQTINEGYVGDCDDYSIVISALLRNMGFNTRVVTSTSGGYGHVYPELYIGNNTETAYEILGYVQGRYSYAESIWYSSRELEGGELQYWLNFDWSGSNGYRHPGGIYFEGSQVIYYPDGLIEF
- a CDS encoding cupin domain-containing protein, which gives rise to MKGFSINIEDATLENDNFRKVLYTSKYSQLVLMSLRPREEIGMEVHEENDQFFRFEAGQGKCIIDGNEYELSDGVAVVVPAGAQHNIINTSDTEELKLYTIYSPAHHKDGIVRATKEEAEANEAEFDGVTTE
- a CDS encoding DNA alkylation repair protein; the protein is MRNKKEMPRTALRYAIEKMSPDLRSRAMEKSW
- a CDS encoding DNA alkylation repair protein; this encodes MCEELFRSDYCEEAFIAAEWAYKVREAYSEDDFFTFERWVENCINNWAKCDTFCNHAVGSFIEKFPAYVANLKA
- a CDS encoding ChaB family protein gives rise to the protein MPYKSNSELPETVKENLPEHGQDIYREAFNSAWEEYKEPSERRGEATREETAHKVAWSAVKRVYEKDSRGKWVKKD
- a CDS encoding DUF2892 domain-containing protein; translated protein: MVINDYSELIRGDRVRANTPPEINQAIDTEIAASVRFYASKTNYEITKRINELDLEWDIERYLEANAAIFTAIGSSMGLKKSRVWFILPLTVSIFLLQHAVQGWCPPVSVFRRLGIRTRREIEVEKYALKALRGDFDEDSDQESNINRAKEAVIEIRSV